In Rhinopithecus roxellana isolate Shanxi Qingling chromosome 16, ASM756505v1, whole genome shotgun sequence, a single genomic region encodes these proteins:
- the KLF9 gene encoding Krueppel-like factor 9 has translation MSAAAYMDFVAAQCLVSISNRAAVPEHGGAPDAERLRLPEREVTKEHGDPGDTWKDYCTLVTIAKSLLDLNKYRPIQTPSVCSDSLESPDEDMGSDSDVTTESGSSPSHSPEERQDPGSAPSPLSLLHPGVAAKGKHASEKRHKCPYSGCGKVYGKSSHLKAHYRVHTGERPFPCTWPDCLKKFSRSDELTRHYRTHTGEKQFRCPLCEKRFMRSDHLTKHARRHTEFHPSMIKRSKKALASAL, from the exons ATGTCCGCGGCCGCCTACATGGACTTCGTGGCTGCCCAGTGTCTGGTTTCCATTTCGAACCGCGCTGCGGTGCCGGAGCATGGGGGCGCTCCGGACGCCGAGCGGCTGCGACTACCTGAGCGCGAGGTGACCAAGGAGCACGGTGACCCGGGGGACACCTGGAAGGATTACTGCACGCTGGTCACCATCGCCAAGAGCTTGTTGGACCTGAACAAGTACCGACCCATCCAGACCCCCTCCGTGTGCAGCGACAGTCTGGAGAGTCCAGATGAGGATATGGGATCCGACAGCGACGTGACCACCGAATCTGGGTCGAGTCCTTCCCACAGCCCGGAGGAGAGACAGGATCCTGGCAGCGCGCCCAGCCcgctctccctcctccaccctggaGTGGCTGCGAAGGGGAAACACGCCTCCGAAAAGAGGCACAAGTGCCCCTACAGTGGCTGTGGGAAAGTCTATGGaaaatcctcccatctcaaaGCCCATTACAGAGTGCATACAG GTGAAAGGCCCTTTCCCTGCACGTGGCCAGACTGCCTTAAAAAGTTCTCCCGCTCAGACGAGCTGACGCGCCACTACCGGACCCACACTGGGGAAAAGCAGTTCCGCTGTCCGCTGTGTGAGAAGCGCTTCATGAGGAGTGACCACCTCACAAAGCACGCCCGGCggcacaccgagttccaccccaGCATGATCAAGCGATCGAAAAAGGCGCTGGCCAGCGCTTTGTGA